The DNA region CAAAACTTAGTGCGGAATCCGATAAAATGAGTACGTAAAACATGGCTCCCAAACCAATAAAGGCACCGGCCATAATGCCCAACATCATCATCGAAACAAAAGGAAGTCTTGCTTTAACAACTCCCAAATTTTCAACTCGCTCGGCAATTTCCTTTGGTGAAAATGCATCAAAACCATAAATTTCTTTCATAGCTACTTATTTATTCATCATTTTGTACACATCAAACCTGCATTCATTTGGATGATAAAGAAAATCAAAGCTAAATTTACACGAATATTAATTTAAAACAATTCAGATTATGGCTCATGCTGAAAACATAGATTGGAAACGCATTTTCTCCTTGCATTCCTTGTTGTTTATGGCATTGGGTGTATTCCTCGCTGCAATAGCATTCAAAGGATTTATGATCCCAAACCGCTTTCTGGATGGTGGCGTTACAGGATTGTCCATACTTTTACACGAATGGTTTCATTGGGACATTAGCTTTTTCCTGATTGTATTAAATATTCCATTTATATATATCGGTTACAGAAAAATAGGTAAAACCTTTGCCATTCAAACTTCCATGGCCATCTTACTCATGGTATTTTGTATAAACTTCATTGAAATCCAACCGATAACCCATGATAAGGTATTGATCGCCTTGTTTGGTGGTTTCTTTATAGGATTAGGAATTGGATTTGTTATAAAAGCTGGCGGGGTCATTGATGGAATGGAGATTATTGCAGATTACACCAATAAAAAATTAGGACTTTCAACCAGTGAAATT from Saprospiraceae bacterium includes:
- a CDS encoding YitT family protein, giving the protein MAHAENIDWKRIFSLHSLLFMALGVFLAAIAFKGFMIPNRFLDGGVTGLSILLHEWFHWDISFFLIVLNIPFIYIGYRKIGKTFAIQTSMAILLMVFCINFIEIQPITHDKVLIALFGGFFIGLGIGFVIKAGGVIDGMEIIADYTNKKLGLSTSEIVMFINSAIILAAAFTFGIEVGMYSILTYFTAMKTSDYVVDGFEEYTAMTIISAKDAEIKSCIVNDFDKAISVYKGERGYLPGSFDIKYDCEIIVTILTRLEIHRIKTAILEIDPNAFLYISSIKEVKGGVIKQKLKR